The following proteins come from a genomic window of Achromobacter sp. AONIH1:
- a CDS encoding nitronate monooxygenase family protein, protein MTWFKSLSLAGRELLPIVQGGMGVGVSAHRLAGAVASQNAVGTIASVDLRHHHPDLVEKTEHCRDRELITQANLEALDREVRAALDLSQGRGLVAVNVMKAVRDHPALVRQACESGAHAIVMGAGLPMDLPEMTADHPKVSLIPILSEARGVAVVLKKWLKKGRMADAVVIEHPGHAGGHLGAAKLEDVHDERFDFKRVLAECHKLFQELQLGRDAPRLIVAGGVGSHEQVRHWLGHGADAVQVGTAFAVTQEGDAHENFKRVLIEADPDKLAEFTSVAGLPARAVATPWLTRYLKQEKTLQANARCDERRCSQRMDCLTQCGMRDGISRFGQFCIDLKLAAAMRGEVGRGLFFRGASKLPFGNAMRSVRELMDYLLHGNLPATAA, encoded by the coding sequence ATGACGTGGTTCAAATCCCTCTCCCTAGCCGGCCGCGAGCTGCTGCCCATCGTCCAGGGAGGCATGGGCGTCGGCGTGTCGGCGCACCGGCTCGCCGGCGCGGTGGCCAGCCAGAACGCGGTGGGCACCATCGCCAGCGTGGATTTGCGTCACCACCACCCCGACCTGGTCGAAAAGACCGAGCATTGCCGCGACCGCGAGCTGATCACCCAGGCCAACCTGGAGGCGCTGGACCGCGAGGTGCGCGCCGCGCTGGACCTGTCGCAGGGCCGCGGCCTGGTCGCCGTGAACGTGATGAAGGCGGTGCGCGACCATCCCGCGCTGGTGCGCCAGGCCTGCGAAAGCGGCGCGCACGCCATCGTCATGGGCGCCGGCCTGCCGATGGACCTGCCCGAGATGACGGCGGACCATCCCAAGGTCTCGCTCATCCCCATCCTGTCCGAGGCGCGCGGCGTGGCCGTGGTGCTGAAGAAATGGCTGAAGAAAGGCCGCATGGCCGACGCCGTGGTGATCGAGCATCCCGGCCATGCCGGCGGCCACCTGGGCGCGGCCAAGCTGGAGGATGTGCACGACGAGCGCTTCGACTTCAAGCGCGTGCTGGCCGAATGCCACAAGCTGTTCCAGGAGCTGCAACTGGGCCGCGACGCGCCGCGCCTGATCGTGGCCGGCGGCGTGGGCAGCCATGAGCAGGTGCGCCACTGGCTGGGCCACGGCGCCGACGCGGTGCAGGTCGGCACGGCCTTCGCCGTCACCCAGGAGGGCGACGCGCACGAGAACTTCAAGCGCGTGCTGATCGAGGCCGATCCGGACAAGCTGGCCGAGTTCACCAGCGTGGCCGGCCTGCCGGCGCGCGCCGTGGCCACGCCCTGGCTGACGCGCTACCTGAAGCAGGAAAAGACGCTGCAGGCCAACGCGCGCTGCGACGAGCGACGCTGCAGCCAGCGCATGGATTGCCTGACCCAGTGCGGCATGCGCGACGGCATCTCGCGCTTCGGTCAGTTCTGCATCGACCTGAAGCTGGCGGCGGCCATGCGCGGCGAAGTCGGCCGAGGGCTGTTCTTCCGGGGCGCGTCCAAGCTGCCCTTCGGCAACGCCATGCGCTCGGTGCGCGAACTGATGGATTACCTGCTGCACGGGAACCTGCCGGCCACGGCGGCCTGA
- a CDS encoding anaerobic ribonucleoside-triphosphate reductase activating protein, which yields MSAASSSNPAPEAAAGPRAGSRLHTARAHATPPLPAAQALPRHSPAVGGLTPFSTVDWPGTLAAVVFIAGCPWRCHYCHNPELQTRAARYDWREVRAFLATRQGLLDAVVFSGGEPLSEPRLPAMIRDARRMGFRIGLHTAGIYPLRLADALRHLDWVGLDIKADAQGYDDITGRRESQRPAQACLTLLLASGADFECRITWHPDWLDETRLLALARELARRGVRRFAVQNARSSPTAAAASRLGPGAQEMLRGWFDEFACR from the coding sequence ATGAGCGCCGCTTCTTCGTCGAACCCCGCGCCTGAGGCGGCGGCCGGCCCCCGGGCCGGTTCGCGCCTGCACACCGCGCGCGCCCACGCCACGCCGCCCCTGCCCGCCGCGCAGGCGCTGCCGCGCCACTCGCCCGCCGTCGGCGGGCTGACCCCTTTCTCCACCGTGGACTGGCCTGGCACGCTGGCCGCCGTGGTCTTCATCGCCGGCTGCCCCTGGCGCTGCCACTACTGCCACAACCCGGAACTGCAGACCCGCGCCGCGCGCTACGACTGGCGCGAGGTGCGCGCCTTCCTGGCCACCCGCCAGGGCCTGCTGGACGCGGTGGTGTTCTCCGGCGGCGAACCCCTGAGCGAACCGCGCCTGCCGGCCATGATCCGCGACGCGCGACGCATGGGCTTTCGCATCGGCCTGCATACGGCCGGCATCTATCCGCTGCGGCTGGCCGACGCGCTGCGCCACCTGGACTGGGTTGGCCTGGACATCAAGGCCGACGCCCAGGGCTATGACGACATCACCGGCCGGCGCGAATCGCAGCGGCCGGCGCAAGCCTGCCTGACCTTGCTGCTGGCGTCCGGCGCGGATTTCGAATGCCGCATCACCTGGCATCCGGATTGGCTCGACGAGACCCGTCTGCTGGCGCTGGCGCGCGAACTGGCGCGACGCGGCGTGCGCCGCTTCGCGGTGCAGAACGCGCGCAGCAGCCCGACGGCGGCGGCGGCCTCGCGCCTGGGCCCCGGCGCGCAGGAAATGCTGCGCGGCTGGTTCGACGAATTCGCGTGCCGCTAG
- the nrdD gene encoding anaerobic ribonucleoside-triphosphate reductase — translation MQTLMTEPSTPQAATAPVLDDSQRVRCEVWTRVMGYHRPVSSFNTGKQGEFNERRFFVEPRA, via the coding sequence ATGCAAACCCTGATGACCGAACCATCCACGCCCCAGGCCGCCACCGCGCCGGTCCTGGACGACAGCCAGCGCGTGCGCTGCGAAGTCTGGACCCGCGTCATGGGCTATCACCGCCCCGTCTCTTCGTTCAACACCGGCAAACAAGGCGAGTTCAATGAGCGCCGCTTCTTCGTCGAACCCCGCGCCTGA
- a CDS encoding ribonucleoside triphosphate reductase, with product MQIEHILKRDGRVVGFDAGKIAQAIAAAGRSTGELEPHAARALAATVAEALTRDGNVCPGVETIQNHVEEALVRAGHWRTARAYIVHREQHARLRSLRHTLVDVESAMEEYLEQRDWRVNANANQGYSLGGLILNVAGKVTANYWLSNVFTPEAGQAHRDGDIHIHDLDMLSGYCAGWSLRQLLTEGFNGIPGKVEATPPRHMSAAIGQIVNFLGTLQNEWAGAQAFSSFDTYMAPFIRRDAMTYADVKQAMQELIYNLNVPSRWGTQTPFTNLTFDWTCPADLREQIPYIGGEEMPFAYGDLQAEMDMINRAYIEVMMAGDAKGRAFTFPIPTYNITPDFDWDHPNTTRLFEMTARYGLPYFQNFLNSDLEPHMVRSMCCRLQLDLRELLKRGNGLFGSAEQTGSVGVVTVNCARLGHLHRGDEAGLMARLDRLLELGRDVLETKRKVVQRYIDQGLYPYTRRYLGTLRNHFSTLGVNGINEMVRNFSGDADDLTTPAGHALALRLLDRVRARMTEFQEQTGHLYNLEATPAEGTTYRFAREDRKRYPGILQAGTEAQPYYTNSSQLPVGHTDDPFQALAQQEALQGKYTGGTVLHLYMNEAVSSAEACKTLVRRALANFRLPYITVTPTFSICPTHGYLAGRHEFCPKCDAELLARQSACRVPA from the coding sequence ATGCAGATTGAACACATCCTCAAGCGTGACGGCCGGGTCGTCGGATTCGACGCCGGCAAGATCGCCCAGGCCATCGCGGCGGCGGGCCGGAGCACCGGAGAGCTGGAGCCGCATGCCGCCCGGGCGCTGGCCGCCACGGTGGCCGAGGCCCTGACGCGCGACGGCAATGTCTGCCCCGGCGTGGAGACCATCCAGAACCATGTCGAGGAAGCGCTGGTGCGCGCCGGCCACTGGCGCACGGCGCGCGCCTACATCGTGCACCGCGAGCAGCACGCGCGGCTGCGCTCGCTGCGCCACACGCTGGTGGACGTGGAAAGCGCGATGGAGGAATACCTGGAGCAGCGCGACTGGCGCGTCAACGCCAACGCCAACCAGGGCTACAGCCTGGGCGGCCTGATCCTGAACGTGGCCGGCAAGGTCACGGCCAACTACTGGCTGTCCAATGTCTTCACGCCCGAGGCGGGCCAGGCCCACCGCGACGGCGACATCCACATCCACGACCTGGACATGCTCAGCGGCTATTGCGCCGGCTGGTCGCTGCGCCAGCTGCTGACCGAGGGCTTCAACGGCATCCCCGGCAAGGTCGAGGCCACGCCGCCGCGCCACATGTCGGCCGCCATCGGCCAGATCGTCAACTTCCTCGGCACGCTGCAGAACGAATGGGCCGGCGCGCAGGCCTTCAGCTCCTTCGACACCTACATGGCGCCCTTCATCCGCCGCGACGCGATGACCTACGCCGACGTCAAGCAGGCGATGCAGGAGCTGATCTACAACCTGAACGTGCCCAGCCGCTGGGGCACGCAGACGCCCTTCACCAACTTGACCTTCGACTGGACCTGCCCGGCCGACCTGCGCGAGCAGATCCCCTACATCGGCGGCGAGGAAATGCCCTTCGCCTACGGCGACCTGCAGGCCGAGATGGACATGATCAACCGCGCCTACATCGAGGTGATGATGGCCGGCGACGCCAAGGGACGCGCCTTCACCTTTCCCATCCCGACCTACAACATCACGCCCGATTTCGACTGGGACCATCCCAACACCACGCGCCTGTTCGAGATGACGGCGCGCTACGGCCTGCCCTATTTCCAGAACTTCCTGAACTCGGACCTGGAGCCGCACATGGTGCGCTCCATGTGCTGCCGCCTGCAGCTGGACCTGCGCGAGCTGCTCAAGCGCGGCAACGGTCTGTTCGGCTCGGCCGAACAGACCGGCTCGGTCGGCGTGGTGACGGTGAACTGCGCGCGCCTGGGCCATCTGCACCGGGGCGACGAGGCCGGCCTGATGGCGCGGCTGGACCGCCTGCTGGAACTGGGCCGCGACGTGCTGGAGACCAAGCGCAAGGTGGTGCAGCGCTACATCGACCAGGGCCTGTATCCCTATACCCGGCGCTACCTGGGCACGCTGCGCAACCACTTCAGCACGCTGGGCGTGAATGGCATCAACGAGATGGTCCGCAACTTCAGCGGCGACGCCGACGACCTGACCACGCCCGCCGGCCACGCGCTGGCGCTGCGCCTGCTGGACCGGGTGCGCGCGCGCATGACCGAATTCCAGGAACAGACCGGCCACCTCTACAACCTGGAAGCCACGCCGGCCGAGGGCACCACCTACCGCTTCGCCCGCGAGGACCGCAAGCGCTATCCCGGTATCCTGCAGGCCGGCACCGAGGCCCAGCCCTACTACACCAACTCCAGCCAGCTGCCGGTGGGCCATACCGACGACCCGTTCCAGGCGCTGGCGCAACAGGAGGCGCTGCAGGGCAAGTACACCGGCGGCACCGTGCTGCACCTGTACATGAACGAAGCCGTGTCCTCGGCCGAAGCCTGCAAGACGCTGGTGCGGCGCGCGCTGGCGAATTTCCGGCTGCCCTACATCACGGTCACGCCGACCTTCTCGATCTGCCCCACGCACGGCTACCTGGCCGGGCGCCACGAGTTCTGCCCCAAGTGCGACGCCGAACTGCTGGCCCGGCAATCGGCCTGCCGCGTCCCGGCCTAG
- a CDS encoding LysR family transcriptional regulator, which produces MRNLNLDQIQTLIAIADLGTFAAASQALHLAPPTISLHIKELEARMQVPLVLRGRRQAGLTAAGQALVEEGRKLLAASDDLVDIVRRRAAGSVGVVKVGVSAGVGIRLLPLVLEALGRRAPGVDVKLEAAGSAEAMLRLQGGTLDVAIVASPQPATARVAVMPWRDDEMVALLPASWEAPEAVTPEWLSTRRWACFAPGTQMHGLIASWFGQAGFNPRPFLALSYPGALKGLAAASQSAAILPLAEVEDAGHADVQWRALSPPLRRPMALAYRAAPEPGAAAAAVLEALAAFSTA; this is translated from the coding sequence ATGCGTAACCTGAACCTGGATCAGATCCAGACCCTGATCGCGATCGCCGACCTGGGCACCTTCGCGGCGGCGTCGCAGGCGCTGCATCTGGCGCCGCCCACGATCAGCCTGCACATCAAGGAACTGGAGGCGCGCATGCAGGTTCCGCTGGTGCTGCGCGGCCGGCGTCAGGCCGGACTGACGGCGGCGGGCCAGGCGCTGGTCGAGGAAGGACGCAAGCTGCTGGCCGCCAGCGACGATCTCGTGGACATCGTGCGCCGCCGCGCCGCCGGCAGCGTGGGCGTGGTGAAGGTGGGCGTGTCGGCCGGCGTCGGCATCCGCCTGCTGCCGCTCGTGCTGGAGGCCTTGGGGCGGCGCGCGCCCGGCGTGGACGTGAAACTGGAAGCGGCGGGTTCGGCCGAGGCGATGTTGCGGCTGCAGGGCGGCACGCTGGACGTGGCCATCGTCGCCAGTCCGCAGCCCGCCACGGCCCGGGTGGCCGTGATGCCCTGGCGCGACGACGAAATGGTCGCGCTGTTGCCCGCCTCATGGGAAGCGCCCGAGGCGGTCACGCCCGAATGGCTGTCGACGCGGCGCTGGGCCTGCTTCGCGCCGGGCACGCAGATGCACGGCCTGATCGCGTCCTGGTTTGGCCAGGCCGGTTTCAATCCGAGGCCATTCCTGGCCCTGAGCTACCCGGGCGCGTTGAAGGGCCTGGCGGCGGCCAGCCAGAGCGCGGCCATCCTGCCGCTGGCCGAAGTGGAGGACGCGGGGCACGCGGACGTGCAATGGCGCGCGCTGTCGCCGCCGCTCAGGCGGCCGATGGCGCTGGCCTATCGCGCCGCGCCCGAGCCGGGCGCGGCGGCGGCCGCCGTGCTGGAGGCGCTGGCGGCGTTCTCCACCGCTTGA
- a CDS encoding tripartite tricarboxylate transporter substrate binding protein has protein sequence MSIKTRAAATALALAAAAGGATAHAAYPEQPIKIVVPFTPGGATDSVARLLASKLAGKLGQPVIIENRPGASTVIGAEAVARARPDGYTLMVSGSTTYSVLPALKTDLPYDPLRSYEHIAIVSLAPLVLLARKDLPASTAGEAAELARKQSGKGELMYGTFGPGSAPHLAGEMYAEAAGARMTPVPYKGSAPLVTALIGGEVALGVDTVASAAPHAKAGKVRALAVTGAHRSPQLPDVPTFAEAGLPGVSMVGWYGLVAPAKTPAPVLDTLGRAVEEVMRDPQVRKSIEDMAMEPVFMPGPAFRDQISSELATFGAVGKRAGITLD, from the coding sequence ATGTCCATCAAGACCCGCGCCGCCGCAACCGCCCTGGCCCTGGCCGCCGCCGCTGGCGGCGCGACGGCGCACGCCGCCTATCCCGAACAGCCGATCAAGATCGTCGTGCCCTTCACGCCGGGCGGCGCGACCGACTCGGTGGCGCGCCTGCTGGCCAGCAAGCTGGCCGGCAAGCTGGGCCAGCCGGTCATCATCGAGAACCGCCCCGGCGCGTCCACCGTGATCGGCGCCGAGGCCGTGGCCCGCGCGCGACCCGACGGCTACACGCTGATGGTGTCGGGCAGCACCACCTATTCCGTGCTGCCCGCGCTCAAGACCGACCTGCCCTACGATCCGCTGCGCAGCTACGAACACATTGCCATCGTCTCGCTGGCGCCGCTGGTGCTGCTGGCGCGCAAGGACCTGCCCGCCAGCACGGCCGGCGAAGCGGCCGAGCTGGCCCGCAAGCAGAGCGGCAAGGGCGAACTGATGTACGGCACCTTCGGCCCGGGTTCCGCGCCCCACCTGGCCGGCGAGATGTACGCCGAGGCCGCCGGCGCCAGAATGACGCCGGTCCCGTACAAGGGCAGCGCGCCGCTGGTGACCGCGCTGATCGGCGGCGAGGTCGCGCTGGGCGTGGACACCGTGGCGTCCGCCGCGCCGCACGCCAAGGCCGGCAAGGTGCGCGCGCTGGCCGTCACCGGCGCGCATCGCTCGCCGCAGCTGCCGGACGTGCCGACCTTCGCCGAGGCCGGCCTGCCCGGCGTGTCCATGGTCGGATGGTACGGCCTGGTGGCGCCGGCCAAGACGCCCGCGCCGGTGCTGGATACGCTGGGCCGCGCGGTCGAGGAAGTCATGCGCGACCCGCAGGTGCGCAAGTCCATCGAGGACATGGCGATGGAGCCGGTGTTCATGCCTGGCCCGGCCTTCCGCGATCAGATTTCCAGCGAACTCGCCACCTTCGGCGCCGTCGGCAAGCGCGCCGGCATCACGCTGGACTGA
- a CDS encoding M20 family metallopeptidase has protein sequence MNRQQALMQAVAEYDDGTFQADLARRVAFRTESEEAGQAAAQHAYLRDDMAPLLAGLGFACRIHDNPAGADLPILVARRIEDPALPTVLLYGHGDVVRGNAARWDAGRDPWTLRVEGDRWYGRGTADNKGQHSINLAALRQAIAARGGRLGFNAVWLIETGEEAGSPGLAAFCEARRDELAADVFLASDGPRLHAERPTLFMGSRGAVNFELSLRARERGYHSGNWGGLLSNPAIVLAHAIATLVDARGRITVPGLRPPPIPLAVAGALAELDVGGGADDPAIDAHWGEPGLSASEKVFGWNSLDVLTFGAGDPAKPVNAIPPEASAWCQLRFVVGTDWRALETHVREHLRQAGFGQVRIRLGAQAGATRLSPDNAWVRWAAASIERSTGKRPALLPNLGGSLPNDIFADLLGLPTIWVPHSYPACAQHAPNEHLLGSVAREGLAIMAGLFWDLGDQGPALRDAAAPLRP, from the coding sequence GTGAATCGCCAGCAAGCCCTCATGCAGGCCGTCGCAGAGTACGACGACGGCACCTTCCAGGCCGATCTGGCCCGCCGCGTGGCGTTCCGGACCGAGAGCGAGGAAGCCGGCCAGGCGGCCGCGCAGCACGCCTATCTGCGCGACGACATGGCGCCGCTGCTGGCCGGCCTGGGCTTTGCCTGTCGCATCCACGACAACCCGGCCGGCGCCGACCTGCCCATCCTGGTGGCGCGGCGCATCGAAGACCCGGCCCTGCCCACCGTGCTGCTGTATGGACACGGCGACGTGGTGCGCGGCAACGCGGCGCGCTGGGACGCTGGCCGCGATCCCTGGACGCTGCGCGTCGAGGGCGACCGCTGGTACGGGCGCGGCACCGCCGACAACAAGGGCCAGCACAGCATCAACCTGGCCGCGCTGCGCCAGGCCATCGCCGCGCGCGGCGGCAGGCTGGGCTTCAACGCCGTCTGGCTGATCGAGACCGGCGAGGAAGCCGGCTCGCCCGGCCTGGCCGCCTTCTGCGAGGCCCGGCGCGATGAGCTGGCGGCCGATGTCTTCCTGGCCAGCGACGGCCCGCGCCTGCACGCCGAGCGGCCCACGCTGTTCATGGGCTCGCGCGGCGCGGTGAATTTCGAGCTGTCGCTGCGCGCGCGCGAGCGCGGCTATCACTCGGGCAACTGGGGTGGGCTGCTGTCCAACCCCGCCATCGTGCTGGCCCACGCCATCGCCACGCTGGTGGACGCGCGCGGCCGCATCACGGTGCCCGGCCTGCGTCCGCCGCCCATCCCGCTGGCGGTGGCCGGGGCCCTGGCCGAGCTGGACGTGGGCGGCGGCGCGGACGATCCCGCCATAGACGCGCATTGGGGCGAGCCCGGCCTGTCGGCCTCGGAAAAGGTGTTCGGCTGGAACAGCCTGGACGTGCTGACCTTCGGCGCCGGCGATCCGGCCAAGCCGGTCAACGCCATCCCGCCCGAGGCCTCTGCGTGGTGCCAGCTGCGCTTCGTGGTCGGCACGGACTGGCGCGCGCTGGAAACCCATGTGCGCGAACACCTGCGCCAGGCCGGCTTCGGCCAGGTCCGCATCCGCCTGGGCGCGCAGGCCGGCGCCACCCGGCTGTCCCCGGACAACGCCTGGGTCCGCTGGGCCGCGGCCTCGATCGAGCGCAGCACCGGCAAGCGGCCCGCGCTGCTGCCCAACCTGGGCGGCTCGCTGCCCAACGACATCTTCGCCGACCTGCTGGGCCTGCCCACGATCTGGGTGCCCCACTCGTACCCGGCCTGCGCGCAGCACGCGCCCAACGAGCACCTGCTGGGCAGCGTCGCCCGCGAGGGCCTGGCCATCATGGCCGGCCTGTTCTGGGACCTGGGCGACCAGGGACCGGCCCTGCGCGACGCCGCCGCGCCCCTTCGACCCTGA
- a CDS encoding LysR family transcriptional regulator, giving the protein MISLGLRYFLEVARSGSIAAAAGAQHVAASAVSRQIAKLEDELGIALFERQARGMALSDAGRQLAAYASAAALEAERVATEIRHRGEQGDVTVRLACTEGFAHRFLPQCMAEFKRLRPQARFHLRVERPEEVGRLLLEGLSQIGLRYTTVHDDRLSTEVLCRAPVYAVMCRRHALAGRRSVSVRDLARLPLSLGDQGTTVRQLFDAACANAGLHIEPAYVSNHSAAFLPMLAGSDIVALSGYLTVDGQLDALRLAAVPFSNPEMRQRSVQAQTLQGRTLPGLAREFMDLLGERLEQGLRAREG; this is encoded by the coding sequence GTGATTTCATTGGGCCTGAGGTATTTCCTGGAAGTCGCGCGCAGCGGCTCGATCGCCGCCGCCGCCGGCGCGCAGCACGTGGCGGCCTCGGCGGTCAGCCGGCAGATCGCCAAGCTGGAGGACGAGCTGGGCATCGCGCTGTTCGAGCGTCAGGCGCGCGGCATGGCGCTCAGCGACGCCGGACGCCAGCTGGCCGCCTACGCCAGCGCCGCTGCGCTGGAGGCCGAGCGCGTCGCCACCGAGATCCGCCATCGCGGCGAGCAGGGCGACGTGACCGTGCGGCTGGCCTGCACCGAGGGCTTCGCCCATCGCTTCCTGCCGCAGTGCATGGCCGAGTTCAAGCGCCTGCGCCCGCAGGCGCGCTTTCACCTGCGGGTCGAGCGGCCCGAGGAGGTCGGCCGCCTGCTGCTGGAAGGCCTCTCGCAAATCGGACTGCGTTACACCACGGTCCATGACGACCGCCTGTCCACCGAGGTGCTGTGCCGCGCGCCGGTCTATGCGGTGATGTGCCGCCGGCACGCGCTGGCCGGCCGTCGCAGCGTCAGCGTGCGCGACCTGGCCCGGCTGCCGCTGTCGCTGGGCGACCAGGGCACCACGGTGCGGCAGCTGTTCGACGCGGCCTGCGCCAATGCCGGGCTGCACATCGAGCCGGCCTACGTGTCCAATCATTCCGCCGCCTTCCTGCCCATGCTGGCCGGCAGCGATATCGTGGCCCTGTCCGGCTACCTGACCGTCGACGGCCAGCTCGACGCGCTGCGTCTGGCCGCCGTGCCATTCAGCAATCCGGAAATGCGCCAGCGCAGCGTGCAGGCGCAGACGCTGCAGGGGCGCACGCTGCCGGGATTGGCGCGGGAGTTCATGGACCTGCTCGGGGAGCGCCTGGAACAGGGACTGCGGGCCAGGGAGGGGTGA
- a CDS encoding M81 family metallopeptidase: MRWLLAMIKHETNTFSPVPTPLERFFRGSAEPVSGDAAVALYGGTNSGLAGYLDVARETGADVTIPVAAAAWPSGPATAETYRALCQPVLDELARGGYDAVLLDLHGAMVTSDLEDAEGDLLRRIREIAPDIPVAVTLDMHANLYDDMVRHATVISGYHTYPHVDIHAAAVRAARIVARALKGEIRPVMAWGNRPMLPHVLRQGTHVEPNRSLQARCIELETQGQALAASVFVGFPHADIREAGLSAVVCTDASPAQAEQLRDELLDRAWATRADWVYRSDALQPSVARAAGIEQGPVVLLDHCDNAASGGSMDNTTVLAEILRQGLDNVAFYAIYDPDAAQQAARAGVGQTVTLSLGGKIQAPALRQPSLPLEVTGRVKLVFDGLYRSRGPMGRGTLNDTGLTVVIDTGRVEIVVISGHQEPYDVNCLLSAGIDPTQKRYLALKSRMHWRAGYADMATAIIECAGNGVTTSDYSQIEFKRVRRPIYPLDPM; the protein is encoded by the coding sequence ATGCGTTGGCTATTGGCAATGATCAAGCATGAGACGAACACGTTCTCGCCCGTCCCCACCCCGCTGGAACGCTTCTTCCGCGGCAGCGCCGAGCCCGTCTCGGGCGACGCGGCGGTGGCGCTGTACGGCGGCACCAACAGCGGCCTGGCCGGCTACCTGGACGTGGCGCGCGAGACCGGCGCGGACGTCACCATTCCGGTGGCCGCGGCCGCCTGGCCCAGCGGCCCCGCCACGGCCGAGACCTATCGAGCGCTGTGCCAGCCCGTGCTGGACGAGCTGGCGCGCGGCGGCTACGACGCGGTGCTGCTGGACCTGCACGGAGCCATGGTGACCAGCGACCTGGAAGACGCGGAAGGCGACCTGCTGCGCCGCATCCGCGAAATCGCGCCGGACATCCCGGTGGCGGTGACGCTGGACATGCATGCCAATCTGTACGACGACATGGTCAGGCACGCGACCGTGATATCCGGCTATCACACCTACCCTCACGTCGACATCCACGCCGCCGCCGTGCGCGCCGCGCGCATCGTGGCGCGCGCGCTCAAGGGCGAGATCCGTCCGGTGATGGCCTGGGGCAACCGGCCCATGCTGCCGCACGTGCTGCGCCAGGGCACCCATGTCGAGCCCAACCGGTCGCTGCAGGCGCGCTGCATCGAGCTGGAGACCCAGGGCCAGGCGCTGGCCGCGTCGGTGTTCGTGGGCTTTCCGCACGCCGACATCCGCGAGGCCGGCCTGAGCGCCGTGGTCTGTACCGACGCCAGCCCCGCGCAGGCCGAGCAGCTGCGCGACGAACTGCTGGACCGCGCCTGGGCGACGCGCGCCGACTGGGTCTACCGCTCCGACGCGCTGCAACCCTCGGTCGCCCGCGCCGCCGGCATCGAACAGGGCCCCGTCGTGCTGCTGGACCATTGCGACAACGCGGCCTCGGGCGGCTCGATGGACAACACCACGGTGCTGGCCGAGATCCTGCGCCAGGGACTGGACAACGTGGCCTTCTACGCCATCTATGATCCCGACGCCGCGCAACAGGCCGCCCGGGCCGGCGTGGGCCAGACGGTCACGCTCTCGCTGGGCGGCAAGATCCAGGCCCCCGCGCTGCGCCAGCCCAGCCTGCCGCTGGAGGTCACGGGCCGCGTCAAGCTGGTGTTCGACGGCCTGTACCGCAGCCGCGGCCCGATGGGGCGCGGCACGCTCAACGACACCGGGCTGACCGTGGTGATCGACACGGGCCGCGTCGAGATCGTCGTCATCTCCGGCCACCAGGAGCCCTACGACGTCAACTGCCTGCTGTCGGCCGGCATCGATCCGACGCAGAAGCGCTACCTGGCGCTCAAGAGCCGGATGCACTGGCGCGCGGGCTACGCCGACATGGCGACGGCCATCATCGAATGCGCCGGCAACGGCGTCACCACATCGGATTACAGCCAGATCGAGTTCAAGCGCGTGCGCCGGCCGATCTATCCGCTGGATCCGATGTAG